A single Lactuca sativa cultivar Salinas chromosome 8, Lsat_Salinas_v11, whole genome shotgun sequence DNA region contains:
- the LOC111914971 gene encoding acetylserotonin O-methyltransferase — translation MSSEIKKEEIDSKEEEAAVKEIWKYVLGFTPMAVVKCAIELRIPDILQKHDTPMTLAELASELRCSSSFLYRIMRFLIQYKIFQEKPISDTSLGYALTPLSRLLTRHGKQSMADFVLLESSPVMLAPWHKLSAMVLGSQNTPFEAAHGVDLWKFAAANPSHSKLINDAMACDARNAVRAVIEGCPEVFEGLKTVVDVGGGDGTALGLIVEGCPWIKGINFDLPHVVSVAPAWKGVEHVGGSMFDHIPKADAAYLMKVLHDWGDEECIEILRKCREAIPQDTGKVIIVESIVGLEENHDFEDVVLMLDMVMMAHTSTGKERTLEEWSYMFDEAGFTRYTIKQITSYHSVIEVYP, via the exons ATGTCTTCAGAAATTAAGAAAGAAGAAATTGATtccaaagaagaagaagcagccGTAAAAGAAATATGGAAATATGTTTTGGGTTTCACTCCAATGGCTGTGGTTAAGTGTGCCATTGAGCTCAGGATACCTGATATTCTCCAAAAACATGACACCCCGATGACACTTGCCGAGCTTGCATCCGAGCTCAGGTGTTCATCATCATTCTTGTATAGAATCATGAGGTTCTTGATCCAGTATAAAATATTTCAAGAAAAGCCCATATCAGACACATCCCTTGGATATGCTCTTACACCTTTGTCCCGACTTCTAACTAGGCATGGAAAGCAAAGCATGGCCGATTTTGTGCTTTTAGAGAGCAGTCCGGTGATGTTAGCACCATGGCACAAGCTAAGTGCTATGGTTTTGGGCAGCCAAAACACGCCTTTTGAGGCAGCACATGGTGTTGATCTATGGAAATTTGCAGCCGCAAATCCTAGTCATAGTAAGCTCATTAACGATGCCATGGCTTGTGATGCTCGGAATGCCGTGAGGGCGGTGATCGAGGGTTGTCCGGAGGTGTTTGAGGGGCTGAAGACGGTGGTGGAtgttggtggtggtgatggaaCGGCTCTAGGACTGATTGTTGAGGGTTGTCCATGGATCAAAGGGATTAATTTCGATCTGCCTCATGTTGTGTCGGTGGCTCCTGCATGGAAAGGTGTAGAACATGTAGGAGGCAGCATGTTTGATCATATTCCAAAAGCTGACGCTGCTTATTTGATG AAAGTGCTCCATGATTGGGGAGACGAAGAATGCATTGAGATACTAAGAAAATGTCGAGAGGCTATTCCTCAAGATACAGGGAAGGTGATCATCGTAGAGTCAATTGTTGGACTTGAAGAAAACCATGACTTTGAAGACGTGGTATTGATGCTTGACATGGTGATGATGGCTCATACAAGCACCGGTAAAGAACGAACTTTAGAAGAGTGGTCATATATGTTTGATGAGGCTGGATTCACTCGTTACACTATAAAACAAATTACAAGCTATCACTCTGTTATTGAAGTTTATCCCTGA